From Medicago truncatula cultivar Jemalong A17 chromosome 7, MtrunA17r5.0-ANR, whole genome shotgun sequence, a single genomic window includes:
- the LOC11419480 gene encoding phenylacetaldehyde synthase isoform X2, with translation MEEGGGSELKAMDAEQLREQGHMMVDFIADYYKTIENFPVLSQVQPGYLGKLLPDSAPTHPESLQHVLNDVQEKILPGVTHWQSPNYFAYFPSNSSIAGFLGEMLSAGLSIVGFSWISSPAATELETIVLDWLAKALLLPHDFFSTGQGGGVIQGTASEAVLVVLVAARDKILRTVGRSALPKLVTYASDQTHSSLQKACQIAGLNPELCRLLKTDSSTNFALSPDVLSEAISNDIASGLTPFFLCATVGTTSSTAVDPLPALAKVTKPNNIWLHVDAAYAGSACICPEYRHFIDGVEEADSFNMNAHKWFLTNFDCSVLWVKDRSALIQSLSTNPEFLKNKASQENTVIDYKDWQIPLGRRFRSLKLWMVMRLYGLEGLRTHIRSHIALAVYFEELVVQDTRFK, from the exons AT ggaagaaggaggaggaagtGAGTTGAAGGCAATGGATGCTGAGCAACTGAGAGAACAAGGTCATATGATGGTTGATTTCATTGCTGATTACTACAAAACCATTGAAAATTTTCCAGTTCTTAGCCAAGTTCAG CCAGGTTATCTTGGAAAGCTTCTTCCAGATTCTGCTCCTACTCATCCTGAATCATTGCAACATGTTTTAAATG ATGTACAGGAAAAGATACTACCTGGGGTGACACATTGGCAAAGCCCTAACTATTTTGCATATTTTCCATCCAATAGTAGCATTGCTGGTTTTTTAGGAGAGATGCTTAGTGCTGGTCTCAGCATTGTGGGTTTCAGCTGGATATCTTCTCCTGCTGCAACTGAACTCGAAACGATTGTCCTCGACTGGCTTGCCAAAGCACTCCTTCTGCCTCATGATTTCTTTTCTACAG GGCAAGGGGGTGGAGTTATACAGGGAACAGCAAGTGAAGCTGTGCTAGTAGTGTTGGTGGCTGCCCGTGACAAGATCCTGCGGACAGTTGGAAGGAGTGCCCTTCCTAAGCTTGTGACATATGCATCTGACCAAACACACTCTTCTTTACAAAAAGCTTGCCAG ATAGCAGGACTTAATCCAGAGCTCTGCAGGTTGCTTAAAACCGATTCTTCCACAAATTTTGCGCTTTCCCCTGATGTACTTTCTGAAGCAATTTCAAATGACATTGCCAGTGGTCTTACACCCTTTTTCTTATGTGCTACC GTTGGTACTACTTCATCAACAGCTGTTGATCCTCTACCTGCATTGGCAAAAGTCACTAAG CCCAACAATATTTGGCTTCATGTGGATGCTGCTTATGCTGGAAGCGCTTGTATATGTCCAGAGTACCGCCACTTCATTGATGGGGTTGAAGAAGCAGATTCATTTAACATGAATGCACATAAATGGTTCCTTACTAACTTCGACTGTTCAGTGCTTTGGGTTAAG GACAGAAGTGCTCTGATTCAGTCGCTGTCTACAAATCCAGAATTTCTGAAAAATAAG GCCTCTCAAGAAAACACGGTCATAGATTATAAAGACTGGCAAATTCCTCTTGGGCGTCGGTTTAG ATCATTAAAACTGTGGATGGTGATGCGACTCTATGGATTGGAAGGCCTGCGAACTCACATAAGAAGCCACATTGCACTGGCAGTTTATTTTGAGGAGCTTGTTGTTCAAGACACTAGATTCAAG TAA
- the LOC11419480 gene encoding tyrosine decarboxylase 2 isoform X1 encodes MEEGGGSELKAMDAEQLREQGHMMVDFIADYYKTIENFPVLSQVQPGYLGKLLPDSAPTHPESLQHVLNDVQEKILPGVTHWQSPNYFAYFPSNSSIAGFLGEMLSAGLSIVGFSWISSPAATELETIVLDWLAKALLLPHDFFSTGQGGGVIQGTASEAVLVVLVAARDKILRTVGRSALPKLVTYASDQTHSSLQKACQIAGLNPELCRLLKTDSSTNFALSPDVLSEAISNDIASGLTPFFLCATVGTTSSTAVDPLPALAKVTKPNNIWLHVDAAYAGSACICPEYRHFIDGVEEADSFNMNAHKWFLTNFDCSVLWVKDRSALIQSLSTNPEFLKNKASQENTVIDYKDWQIPLGRRFRSLKLWMVMRLYGLEGLRTHIRSHIALAVYFEELVVQDTRFKVVAPRTFSLVCFRLLPPQNSEDNGNKLNHDLLDAVNSTGDVFITHTVLSGEYILRLAVGAPLTEVRHVHAAWQILQEKATALLESL; translated from the exons AT ggaagaaggaggaggaagtGAGTTGAAGGCAATGGATGCTGAGCAACTGAGAGAACAAGGTCATATGATGGTTGATTTCATTGCTGATTACTACAAAACCATTGAAAATTTTCCAGTTCTTAGCCAAGTTCAG CCAGGTTATCTTGGAAAGCTTCTTCCAGATTCTGCTCCTACTCATCCTGAATCATTGCAACATGTTTTAAATG ATGTACAGGAAAAGATACTACCTGGGGTGACACATTGGCAAAGCCCTAACTATTTTGCATATTTTCCATCCAATAGTAGCATTGCTGGTTTTTTAGGAGAGATGCTTAGTGCTGGTCTCAGCATTGTGGGTTTCAGCTGGATATCTTCTCCTGCTGCAACTGAACTCGAAACGATTGTCCTCGACTGGCTTGCCAAAGCACTCCTTCTGCCTCATGATTTCTTTTCTACAG GGCAAGGGGGTGGAGTTATACAGGGAACAGCAAGTGAAGCTGTGCTAGTAGTGTTGGTGGCTGCCCGTGACAAGATCCTGCGGACAGTTGGAAGGAGTGCCCTTCCTAAGCTTGTGACATATGCATCTGACCAAACACACTCTTCTTTACAAAAAGCTTGCCAG ATAGCAGGACTTAATCCAGAGCTCTGCAGGTTGCTTAAAACCGATTCTTCCACAAATTTTGCGCTTTCCCCTGATGTACTTTCTGAAGCAATTTCAAATGACATTGCCAGTGGTCTTACACCCTTTTTCTTATGTGCTACC GTTGGTACTACTTCATCAACAGCTGTTGATCCTCTACCTGCATTGGCAAAAGTCACTAAG CCCAACAATATTTGGCTTCATGTGGATGCTGCTTATGCTGGAAGCGCTTGTATATGTCCAGAGTACCGCCACTTCATTGATGGGGTTGAAGAAGCAGATTCATTTAACATGAATGCACATAAATGGTTCCTTACTAACTTCGACTGTTCAGTGCTTTGGGTTAAG GACAGAAGTGCTCTGATTCAGTCGCTGTCTACAAATCCAGAATTTCTGAAAAATAAG GCCTCTCAAGAAAACACGGTCATAGATTATAAAGACTGGCAAATTCCTCTTGGGCGTCGGTTTAG ATCATTAAAACTGTGGATGGTGATGCGACTCTATGGATTGGAAGGCCTGCGAACTCACATAAGAAGCCACATTGCACTGGCAGTTTATTTTGAGGAGCTTGTTGTTCAAGACACTAGATTCAAG GTTGTTGCGCCTCGAACATTCTCTTTAGTTTGTTTTCGTCTTTTGCCTCCCCAAAACTCTGAAGATAATGGCAATAAACTGAACCATGATCTACTTGATGCAGTAAATTCAACGGGAGATGTTTTCATTACACACACG GTTCTATCAGGTGAATACATTCTACGTCTCGCAGTAGGAGCACCGTTGACAGAAGTGAGGCATGTCCATGCAGCGTGGCAGATTTTGCAAGAAAAAGCCACTGCTCTATTAGAGAGTTTATAG
- the LOC11437949 gene encoding ABC transporter C family member 5 has protein sequence MALNEILPTTLYSSKGSLWNTLFSKILGLPVLELVAICTNLAVLVLFLLREFFFCVGGRVWFIKDNDNNVVVVVGNGETFDVRIGTWFKLSVFSCLYVLLVQVLVLGFDGFALIKEENFVVVDLSLLSLPVVQCLVWIVLSFTALRCKYKGSQKFPILLRVSWFVVFVVCLCGLYVDGRGFWVEGSRHMHSHVLANFAATPALAFLCIVAIRGVSGIQVCRNAENQQPLLLDEDDDEEPGCLKVTPYSDAGLFSLATLSWLNSILSIGAKRPLELKDIPLVAPKDRAKTNFKILNSNWEKLKAEKSPTQPSLAWTLLKSFWKEAAINAIFAGVTTLVSYVGPYMISYFVDYLSGIETFPHEGYVLAGVFFVAKLVETFTTRQWYLGVDIMGMHVRSALTAMVYQKGLRLSSLARQSHTSGEIVNYMAIDVQRVGDYAWYLHDMWMLPLQIVLALAILYKNVGIAAVATLVATIISIVITIPVARIQEDYQDKLMAAKDERMRKTSECLRNMRILKLQAWEDRYRIKLEEMRGVEFKWLKKALYSQAFITFMFWSSPIFVSAVTFATSILLGGKLTAGGVLSALATFRILQEPLRNFPDLVSTMAQTKVSLDRLSCFLLEEELQEDATTVLPQGVSNIAIEIKDSEFSWDPSSSRPTLSEINMKVEKGMRVAVCGTVGSGKSSFLSCILGEIPKLSGEVSVCGSAAYVSQSAWIQSGTIEENILFGSPKDKPKYKNVIHACSLKKDLELFSHGDQTIIGDRGINLSGGQKQRVQLARALYQDADIYLLDDPFSAVDAHTGSELFREYILTALANKTVIFVTHQVEFLPAADLILVLREGCIIQAGKYDDLLQAGTDFKALVSAHHEAIEAMDIPSHSSEDSDENLSLEASVMTSKKSICSANDIDSLTKEMQDGPSASDPKANKEKKKAKRSRKKQLVQEEERVRGRVSMKVYLSYMAAAYKGLLIPLIIIAQALFQFLQIASNWWMAWANPQTEGDQPKVKPMILLLVYMALAFGSSLFIFVRAVLVATFGLAAAQKLFLKMLRCVFSAPMYFFDSTPAGRILNRVSVDQSVVDLDIPFRLGGFAATTIQLIGIVGVMTEVTWQVLLLVIPMAIACLWMQKYYMASSRELVRIVSIQKSPIINLFGESIAGASTIRGFGQEKRFMKRNLYLLDCFARPFFCSLAAIEWLCLRMELLSTFVFAFCMVLLVSFPRGSIDPSMAGLAVTYGLNLNARLSRWILSFCKLENKIISIERIYQYSQIPSEAPAMIEDSRPPSSWPANGTIEIFDLKVRYKENLPLVLHGVSCTFPGGKNIGIVGRTGSGKSTLIQALFRLIEPADGSIHIDNINIFEIGLHDLRSHLSIIPQDPTLFEGTIRGNLDPLEEHSDKDIWEALDKSQLGEIIREKGQKLDTPVIENGDNWSVGQRQLVSLGRALLKQSKILVLDEATASVDTATDNLIQKIIRTEFKDCTVLTIAHRIPTVIDSDQVLVLSDGRVAEFDTPLRLLEDRSSMFLKLVTEYSSRSSGIPEF, from the exons ATGGCTCTCAATGAAATCTTGCCTACAACGTTGTATTCTTCAAAAGGGTCATTGTGGAATACCCTTTTCAGTAAGATCCTTGGATTGCCTGTTTTGGAGCTTGTTGCAATATGTACTAATTTGGCTGttcttgttttgtttctatTGAGGGAGTTTTTTTTCTGTGTTGGTGGAAGAGTTTGGTTTATTAAggataatgataataatgttgttgttgttgttggcaATGGAGAAacttttgatgttagaattgggACATGGTTCAAGCTGTCGGTGTTTTCTTGTTTGTATGTCTTGTTGGTGCAAGTTTTGGTTTTGGGGTTTGATGGTTTTGCTTTGATTAAGGAGGAGAATTTTGTGGTTGTGGATTTGTCTCTTCTGTCTTTGCCGGTTGTGCAGTGTTTGGTTTGGATTGTTTTGAGCTTCACTGCTTTGCGTTGCAAGTACAAGGGGTCTCAGAAGTTTCCAATTTTGCTGAGAGTTTCTTGGTTTGTGGTGTTTGTTGTTTGCTTGTGTGGTTTGTATGTTGATGGAAGAGGGTTTTGGGTGGAAGGTTCCAGGCATATGCATTCTCATGTTTTGGCGAATTTCGCTGCTACCCCTGCTCTTGCATTCCTTTGTATTGTAGCAATTAGGGGTGTTTCTGGTATTCAAGTTTGTAGGAACGCTGAGAATCAACAGCCATTACTTCTTGATGAAGATGACGACGAAGAACCAGGTTGCCTCAAGGTTACTCCTTATAGTGATGCTGGACTTTTTAGCTTGGCAACTCTGTCTTGGCTTAACTCAATTCTTTCCATTGGTGCAAAGAGACCGCTTGAGCTTAAGGACATTCCCCTTGTTGCGCCTAAAGATCGAGccaaaacaaattttaagattttgaattcTAATTGGGAGAAATTGAAGGCTGAAAAATCACCGACTCAGCCTTCATTAGCTTGGACACTTCTCAAATCATTCTGGAAGGAGGCAGCTATTAATGCCATTTTTGCTGGTGTCACTACTCTTGTCTCATATGTAGGTCCATACATGATAAGTTACTTTGTTGATTACTTGAGTGGTATAGAGACTTTCCCTCATGAGGGGTATGTCCTTGCAGGGGTATTCTTTGTTGCGAAGCTTGTGGAGACCTTCACAACGAGACAATGGTATCTAGGAGTTGACATCATGGGGATGCATGTTAGGTCTGCTTTAACTGCAATGGTATACCAAAAGGGGCTTAGGTTATCGAGTTTGGCCAGGCAAAGTCACACAAGTGGTGAGATTGTTAACTACATGGCTATTGATGTTCAGAGGGTAGGGGACTACGCTTGGTATCTTCATGACATGTGGATGCTTCCTCTGCAGATTGTTCTAGCCCTTGCAATTTTGTATAAGAATGTTGGAATTGCAGCTGTTGCGACACTTGTTGCTACAATCATTTCCATCGTAATCACTATCCCCGTGGCTCGGATCCAAGAAGATTATCAAGACAAATTAATGGCTGCTAAGGATGAAAGGATGAGAAAAACATCCGAGTGCCTAAGGAACATGAGGATTCTCAAGCTGCAGGCTTGGGAGGACAGATATCGAATAAAATTGGAGGAAATGCGTGGAGTAGAGTTCAAGTGGCTTAAGAAAGCCCTATACTCCCAGGCTTTCATAACTTTCATGTTCTGGAGCTCACCTATATTTGTTTCAGCCGTCACTTTTGCTACTTCCATATTATTGGGCGGTAAGCTGACTGCAGGTGGTGTACTTTCAGCTCTAGCTACTTTCAGGATCCTCCAAGAACCGTTGAGGAATTTTCCAGACTTGGTATCTACAATGGCTCAGACAAAAGTTTCTCTTGATCGACTATCTTGTTTCCTGCTGGAGGAAGAATTGCAGGAAGATGCAACTACTGTCTTGCCACAAGGTGTTTCTAACATTGCTATAGAAATTAAGGATAGTGAATTCTCTTGGGACCCTTCATCTTCCAGGCCTACTCTTTCAGAGATAAATATGAAAGTTGAAAAAGGGATGCGTGTGGCTGTTTGTGGTACAGTTGGTTCAGGGAAATCAAGTTTCCTTTCTTGCATCCTCGGAGAGATTCCTAAGCTTTCTGGTGAA GTCAGTGTGTGTGGCTCTGCTGCATATGTCTCCCAATCAGCATGGATACAATCAGGAACTATAGAAGAAAACATCCTCTTTGGAAGCCCAAAGGACAAACCAAAGTACAAGAATGTTATTCATGCCTGTTCACTGAAAAAGGATCTAGAACTTTTCTCACATGGAGATCAGACAATTATTGGTGATAGAGGTATAAACCTGAGTGGGGGTCAGAAGCAGCGGGTACAGCTTGCTCGTGCACTCTACCAAGATGCTGATATCTATCTCCTCGACGACCCCTTCAGTGCAGTTGACGCACACACTGGATCAGAGTTGTTTAGG GAGTATATACTGACAGCACTTGCAAATAAAACAGTCATTTTTGTGACCCATCAAGTTGAATTTCTTCCTGCTGCTGATTTGATACTG GTTCTCAGGGAAGGGTGCATCATACAAGCCGGAAAGTATGATGATCTGTTACAAGCAGGAACAGATTTTAAAGCTCTAGTTTCAGCTCACCATGAAGCCATAGAGGCAATGGATATCCCTAGTCACTCCTCAGAAGATTCAGATGAAAACTTATCATTGGAGGCATCTGTTATGACCAGTAAGAAATCCATTTGTTCTGCGAACGATATTGACAGTTTGACAAAGGAAATGCAAGATGGACCATCAGCTTCAGATCCAAAAGCAaataaagagaagaagaaagcaaaaagATCGAGGAAAAAACAGCTTGTTCAGGAAGAAGAGAGGGTTAGAGGCAGAGTCAGCATGAAGGTGTACCTTTCATACATGGCAGCGGCATATAAAGGTTTATTGATTCCACTCATTATCATCGCACAAGCGTTATTTCAGTTCCTTCAGATTGCTAGTAATTGGTGGATGGCGTGGGCTAACCCTCAAACAGAAGGAGACCAGCCCAAAGTAAAACCCAtgattcttcttcttgtttACATGGCCCTTGCTTTCGGAAGTTCATTGTTTATATTTGTAAGGGCTGTTCTAGTCGCTACATTTGGTCTCGCAGCTgcacaaaaactatttttgaagaTGCTTCGATGTGTTTTCAGTGCACCTATGTATTTCTTTGATTCTACACCAGCTGGAAGGATTTTGAACCGG GTTTCAGTTGATCAAAGTGTTGTGGATCTTGACATCCCTTTTAGACTTGGTGGGTTTGCTGCAACAACGATACAGCTTATTGGTATTGTTGGTGTAATGACAGAAGTAACATGGCAAGTTTTGCTCTTAGTCATCCCAATGGCCATTGCTTGTTTGTGGATGCAG AAATACTATATGGCTTCATCAAGGGAACTGGTACGTATTGTAAGCATTCAGAAATCACCAATTATAAATCTTTTTGGTGAATCAATTGCTGGAGCATCCACCATCAGGGGTTTCGGACAAGAAAAAAGGTTCATGAAGCGGAACCTCTATCTACTTGATTGTTTTGCACGGCCATTCTTCTGCAGTCTTGCTGCTATTGAGTGGCTCTGCCTGCGTATGGAGTTATTGTCAACTTTTGTATTTGCTTTCTGCATGGTATTGCTTGTAAGCTTTCCCCGTGGAAGTATTGACCCCA GCATGGCTGGACTTGCTGTGACATATGGTCTGAATTTAAATGCACGTTTATCCCGTTGGATACTTAGCTTTTGcaaacttgaaaacaaaattatatctaTTGAAAGAATTTATCAGTACAGCCAAATTCCAAGTGAAGCACCTGCAATGATTGAAGATTCCCGCCCTCCATCCTCATGGCCTGCAAATGGgacaattgaaatatttgatttgaag GTCCGTTACAAAGAAAATCTTCCTTTGGTGCTTCATGGAGTATCATGCACATTTCCTGGTGGGAAGAATATAGGAATAGTTGGACGCACTGGCAGTGGCAAATCTACTTTGATTCAAGCATTATTTCGATTGATTGAACCAGCAGACGGAAGTATCCACATAgacaacattaatatttttgagaTTGGTCTGCATGACCTCCGAAGTCATCTCAGTATCATACCACAGGATCCAACCTTATTTGAAGGGACCATTCGAGGAAATCTTGATCCCCTTGAGGAGCACTCAGATAAAGATATTTGGGAG GCGCTAGATAAGTCTCAACTTGGAGAGATCATCCGTGAGAAAGGACAAAAACTCGATACACCAG TTATAGAAAATGGAGACAATTGGAGTGTAGGACAGCGACAACTTGTTTCTCTTGGCCGAGCTCTACTGAAGCAGTCAAAAATACTTGTACTTGATGAAGCAACAGCATCCGTTGACACAGCCACTGATAATCTTATCCAGAAGATTATCCGAACAGAGTTCAAAGACTGCACTGTGCTTACCATTGCACATCGTATTCCTACTGTCATTGACAGCGATCAAGTTCTGGTGCTCAGTGATG GTCGAGTTGCCGAGTTTGACACTCCGTTACGACTATTAGAGGACAGGTCATCCATGTTTCTAAAGTTGGTGACTGAGTATTCCTCACGGTCGAGTGGTATACCAGAATTTTAG